Proteins found in one Banduia mediterranea genomic segment:
- a CDS encoding STY4526/YPO1902 family pathogenicity island replication protein: MSSASEPRVNGAAAADTNRVVSLPIRDRVLGVRWDARSKEAELNCAIFNYAARCLVEGDIDALRQVGFEPADVQILDELRLSDLHALSTSRAHALDVRVNRESLRWLVEHVRRRRTRDMLRLELLRLDAPSEMMTRLFGMTGRSYTATREALGIVGGQGRPSSHLGNEDEEERLWALWVRLADPERPTRLRQDDLWLVIGRELASGLRSAWTIIQQWACDPHSVRSLKDECTRLGRKQIERDEAALRERHSVHATSIHGDVLGVSTPNE, encoded by the coding sequence ATGAGCTCCGCGAGCGAGCCTCGCGTGAACGGCGCGGCCGCGGCCGACACTAACCGGGTCGTCAGTCTGCCGATCCGCGACCGCGTGCTCGGCGTCCGCTGGGACGCCCGCAGCAAGGAAGCCGAGCTCAACTGCGCAATCTTCAACTACGCCGCGCGCTGTCTGGTCGAAGGCGACATCGACGCCCTGCGCCAGGTCGGCTTCGAACCCGCGGACGTGCAGATCCTCGACGAACTGCGCCTGTCCGATCTGCACGCACTGTCGACCTCGCGCGCCCATGCGCTGGACGTGCGCGTGAATCGCGAATCCCTGCGCTGGCTGGTGGAACACGTGCGACGCCGGCGCACGCGCGACATGCTCAGACTGGAGCTGCTGCGCCTGGACGCACCCAGCGAGATGATGACCCGACTGTTCGGCATGACCGGGCGCAGCTACACCGCCACGCGCGAGGCGCTCGGCATCGTCGGCGGACAAGGGCGTCCGTCCAGCCATCTGGGCAACGAAGACGAGGAAGAGCGCCTGTGGGCACTGTGGGTCCGCCTTGCCGATCCCGAGCGCCCGACGCGCCTGCGGCAGGACGATCTCTGGCTGGTGATCGGACGCGAACTCGCATCCGGACTGCGCAGCGCATGGACGATCATCCAGCAGTGGGCCTGCGACCCGCACAGCGTCCGTTCGCTGAAGGACGAATGCACACGTCTCGGACGCAAACAGATCGAGCGTGACGAGGCTGCATTGCGTGAACGGCATTCGGTCCACGCGACATCGATCCACGGCGACGTACTGGGCGTTTCGACTCCCAACGAATAG
- a CDS encoding ParB family protein: protein MNKHAPTGEALRSLLHMDHFASDPGPLPPADPLTRTTIQRVPIDQIDFYDRNPRRIRNPHYDEIKESIRASGILQNPKITRRPGAERYLLAFGGNTRLAILRELHRETGDARFAAVDCDFVPWRSEAEVLVGHLIENETRGELSFIDKARGVREARTLIEGESGQTLSLRQLAAQLRERGFRIDSSMISRYEYAVDILAEALPRALNAGLGRPQVQRLRQLDTVAQMFWQRRQLGTEAIYRAVFCEALAASDREDWDFERARRAVESALADRAGIEARLVTLELGADLAGAAESGDDTLVTTSTGAQTSPPVPPTSPDRASVVERARTQPNEPTELMVTPPSRAAPKPEAPIAPEAAASGTSPDTAENKFERLLTQLREAGQRYARIAGLEQCIRVDTDAENELCSYRLVDFPGAAQCEWARRSDAERQALAWKFWTLAQCCDLFGLIERRILDRFDTREARERACVALFGAGSGFVRAWRDEGAAQQVVDETVGNADAYGYCDYVDAASAELWAADLALRQAYRDLRLFVREAGMALWANGQEPAA from the coding sequence GTGAACAAGCACGCGCCCACCGGTGAAGCCCTGCGTTCGCTGCTGCACATGGACCATTTCGCCAGCGATCCCGGTCCGTTGCCGCCGGCCGATCCGCTCACGCGCACGACGATCCAGCGGGTTCCGATCGACCAGATCGACTTCTACGACCGCAACCCGCGACGCATCCGCAATCCACACTACGACGAGATCAAGGAGTCGATTCGCGCCTCGGGCATCCTCCAGAACCCCAAGATCACGCGACGTCCCGGCGCCGAGCGCTACCTGCTCGCCTTCGGCGGCAATACCCGGCTCGCGATCCTCCGCGAGTTGCACCGGGAAACCGGCGACGCTCGGTTTGCCGCGGTCGACTGCGATTTCGTGCCCTGGCGTTCGGAAGCCGAGGTCCTCGTCGGGCATCTGATCGAGAACGAAACCCGTGGCGAGCTGAGCTTCATCGACAAGGCCCGCGGCGTACGCGAGGCGCGGACGCTGATCGAGGGCGAAAGCGGCCAGACGCTTTCGCTGCGTCAGCTCGCCGCTCAACTGCGCGAACGCGGCTTTCGCATCGACTCGTCGATGATCTCCCGCTACGAATACGCCGTGGACATCCTGGCGGAAGCCCTGCCACGCGCGCTGAATGCCGGACTCGGGCGGCCGCAGGTGCAGCGGCTGCGCCAGCTCGACACGGTGGCGCAGATGTTCTGGCAGCGGCGCCAGCTCGGCACGGAAGCGATCTATCGCGCCGTGTTCTGCGAAGCACTGGCCGCCTCCGACCGTGAAGACTGGGATTTCGAACGGGCGCGCCGCGCCGTGGAGAGCGCCCTGGCCGACCGAGCCGGCATCGAAGCCCGTCTGGTGACCCTGGAACTCGGTGCCGATCTCGCTGGCGCAGCAGAGTCCGGCGACGACACCCTCGTGACAACATCGACCGGCGCACAGACGTCGCCGCCAGTCCCACCGACGTCACCCGATCGTGCTTCGGTCGTCGAACGGGCTCGCACCCAGCCGAACGAGCCCACGGAATTGATGGTGACGCCTCCGTCTCGGGCCGCACCGAAACCGGAAGCCCCCATCGCACCGGAAGCGGCAGCATCAGGCACGAGCCCAGACACCGCGGAGAACAAGTTCGAACGCCTGCTGACACAGCTTCGCGAAGCCGGTCAGCGCTACGCCCGAATCGCCGGACTCGAGCAGTGCATTCGCGTCGACACCGATGCAGAAAATGAGCTTTGCAGCTATCGCCTCGTCGATTTCCCCGGCGCGGCACAGTGCGAATGGGCCCGGCGAAGCGATGCCGAACGACAGGCGCTTGCATGGAAATTCTGGACGCTGGCGCAATGCTGCGACCTGTTCGGCTTGATCGAGCGCCGCATCCTCGACCGTTTCGACACCCGTGAGGCACGCGAACGGGCCTGCGTCGCCCTGTTCGGTGCCGGATCAGGATTCGTCCGTGCCTGGAGAGACGAAGGCGCGGCGCAGCAGGTCGTGGACGAGACCGTCGGCAACGCGGACGCCTACGGCTATTGCGACTACGTCGACGCCGCCAGCGCGGAGCTCTGGGCCGCGGACCTCGCGCTGAGGCAGGCCTACCGGGACTTGCGGCTGTTCGTGCGTGAAGCGGGCATGGCCCTGTGGGCGAACGGCCAGGAGCCTGCGGCATGA
- a CDS encoding helix-turn-helix domain-containing protein has product MSRPPAQTVLLTQEQVAQRLGVKPATLQIWRVTGRYSLPFVKCGRLVRYREEDVHAFIERRTREHTGSTGLG; this is encoded by the coding sequence ATGAGCCGCCCACCCGCTCAGACCGTATTGCTGACTCAGGAGCAGGTCGCACAGCGGCTCGGCGTCAAGCCGGCCACTTTGCAGATCTGGCGCGTGACCGGACGTTACAGCCTGCCGTTCGTGAAGTGCGGCAGGCTCGTCCGGTACCGCGAAGAAGATGTGCACGCGTTCATTGAGCGAAGGACGCGCGAGCACACCGGCTCGACCGGCCTCGGTTGA